Proteins found in one Anopheles aquasalis chromosome 3, idAnoAquaMG_Q_19, whole genome shotgun sequence genomic segment:
- the LOC126575073 gene encoding alpha-N-acetylgalactosaminidase, whose amino-acid sequence MEVNRSVAKFLLAVCIAFFRSSVMVEALDNGLAVTPPMGWMSWERYRCITDCKRYPDECISERLFKRMADLMVSEGYRDAGYEYVNIDDCWMAEERDEDGILQPDKERFPNGIKHLADYIHDRGLKFGIYQDIGTKTCAGYPGMVGYFKLDAQTFADWGVDFIKIDGCYADVELMVEDYIRFGRYMNETGRPILYSCSWPAYQEYDGIIPDYEQLKETCNMWRNWGDIEDSHQSVVEITKYFSDHQSRIIPHSGPTHWNDPDTLILGNYGLSYDQSKSQLAVWTVLAAPLLISNDLSKVTPEIKDLLLNREIIAANQDRLGIQGRLVKTINKIEIWKRPILPKFGAELTQVVAFVSRRADGAPYAFKVDLRTDVGLNSTIVKAYKVYDLFETKGKPSYVRVKDHFETRINPSGANLYRFVPIVSTDFIRF is encoded by the exons ATGGAAGTTAATCGAAGCGTTGCAAAGTTCCTGTTAGCCGTGTGCATAGCTTTTTTCCGGTCTTCAGTGATGGTTGAAGCACTGGATAACGGGCTAGCAGTTACGCCACCGATGGGCTGGATGAGCTGGGAGCGCTACCGGTGCATTACCGATTGCAAACGGTATCCGGATGAGTGCATTAGCGAGCGGTTGTTCAAGAGAATGGCCGATCTGATGGTGTCCGAGGGTTACCGAGACGCCGGTTACGAGTACGTCAACATCGATGACTGTTGGATGGCCGAGGAGCGGGACGAGGACGGCATTTTGCAGCCTGATAAGGAGCGCTTCCCGAACGGCATCAAGCATCTTGCAGATTAT ATCCACGATCGAGGTTTAAAGTTTGGAATTTATCAAGACATTGGCACGAAAACCTGTGCCGGATATCCGGGAATGGTGGGTTATTTCAAGCTGGACGCTCAAACGTTTGCCGACTGGGGTGtggattttatcaaaattgatGGCTGCTACGCGGATGTTGAGCTGATGGTAGAGG ACTATATCCGGTTTGGTAGATATATGAATGAAACGGGACGCCCAATTCTGTACTCGTGCTCGTGGCCAGCGTATCAAGAATATGATGGAATCATC CCCGATTACGAGCAACTAAAAGAAACGTGTAACATGTGGCGCAACTGGGGCGATATCGAGGACTCGCATCAATCGGTCGTCGAGATCACAAAGTACTTCTCTGACCATCAAAGCCGAATCATTCCACATTCAGGACCAACGCACTGGAATGATCCTGATACG CTAATCCTCGGCAACTATGGACTAAGCTACGACCAGAGCAAATCCCAGCTCGCCGTCTGGACCGTCCTAGCGGCACCGCTTCTCATATCGAACGATCTGTCCAAGGTGACCCCGGAGATAAAGGATCTGCTGCTGAACCGGGAGATTATCGCCGCGAACCAGGACCGACTGGGCATACAGGGACGTCTGGTCAAGACGATCAACAAAATAGAG ATCTGGAAGCGACCAATTCTACCAAAGTTCGGAGCAGAGTTGACGCAAGTCGTCGCCTTTGTAAGTCGTCGAGCTGACGGTGCTCCGTATGCGTTTAAAGTTGATCTCCGGACCGACGTTGGTCTCAATAGTACGATCGTAAAGGCGTACAAAGTCTAC